In Streptomyces sp. NBC_01381, a genomic segment contains:
- the proB gene encoding glutamate 5-kinase translates to MAGARQGIAEAHRVVVKVGSSSLTTAAGGLDADRVDALVDVLAKSRSGGEREIVLVSSGAIAAGLSPLGLRRRPKDLARQQAAASVGQGLLVARYTASFARYGVRVGQVLLTSDDMARRAHHRNASRTLDQLLAMGALPVVNENDTVATDEIRFGDNDRLAALVAHLVRADLLVLLSDVDGLYDGDPARPGTSRLSEVTGPADMAHVQIGSAGKAGVGTGGMVTKVEAAGIAAAAGIPVVLTSASQAADALAGRDTGTYFHRTGRRSADRLLWLQHASEPQGALTLDEGAVRAVVEGRKSLLPAGIAAVEGDFSAGDPVELRDAGGRAVARGLVNFDAKELPQLLGRSTRELARELGPAYEREVVHRDDLVLLHH, encoded by the coding sequence GTGGCAGGGGCAAGGCAGGGCATCGCAGAGGCCCACAGGGTCGTCGTCAAGGTCGGGTCCTCGTCCCTGACCACCGCGGCGGGAGGTCTGGACGCCGACCGTGTCGACGCCCTCGTCGACGTGCTCGCCAAGAGCCGCAGCGGCGGCGAGCGCGAGATCGTGCTCGTCTCGTCCGGCGCCATCGCCGCCGGCCTGTCGCCGCTGGGGCTTCGCAGGCGGCCCAAGGACCTCGCGCGGCAGCAGGCGGCCGCCAGCGTCGGCCAAGGCCTTCTCGTGGCCCGCTACACCGCTTCCTTCGCGCGTTACGGCGTACGCGTCGGGCAGGTGCTCCTCACCTCCGACGACATGGCGCGGCGCGCGCACCACCGCAACGCCTCGCGCACCCTCGACCAGCTCCTGGCGATGGGCGCGCTGCCCGTGGTGAACGAGAACGACACCGTGGCGACCGACGAGATCCGCTTCGGCGACAACGACCGGCTCGCCGCCCTCGTCGCCCATCTGGTCCGCGCCGACCTGCTGGTGCTGCTCTCCGACGTGGACGGCCTCTACGACGGTGACCCGGCCAGGCCGGGCACCTCCCGGCTCTCCGAGGTCACAGGGCCCGCCGACATGGCGCACGTCCAGATCGGCAGCGCGGGCAAGGCGGGCGTCGGCACCGGCGGCATGGTCACCAAGGTCGAGGCTGCGGGGATCGCCGCGGCCGCCGGGATCCCGGTGGTCCTGACCTCCGCGAGCCAGGCCGCGGACGCCCTCGCGGGCCGCGACACGGGGACGTACTTCCACCGCACGGGACGCCGCTCCGCCGACCGTCTCCTGTGGCTGCAGCACGCATCCGAGCCGCAGGGCGCGCTCACTCTCGACGAGGGGGCGGTGCGCGCGGTGGTCGAGGGGCGCAAGTCGCTGCTGCCCGCCGGCATCGCTGCCGTCGAGGGCGACTTCTCCGCGGGCGACCCGGTGGAGCTGCGGGACGCCGGGGGGCGAGCCGTGGCGCGCGGCCTGGTGAACTTCGACGCCAAGGAGCTGCCGCAGCTGCTCGGACGTTCCACGCGGGAGCTCGCGCGGGAGCTCGGACCGGCGTACGAGCGGGAGGTCGTGCACCGCGACGACCTGGTCCTGCTGCACCACTAG
- a CDS encoding glutamate-5-semialdehyde dehydrogenase, translated as MTSLSPVSPYDNLSPVAQAAYRARGAAATLAPLPRAAKDDALLAIADALEVRTAEIVEANGKDTTRAREAGTSESIVDRLTLTPERVRAIAADVRDVAALPDPVGEVVRGSTLPNGIDLRQVRVPLGVVGIIYEARPNVTVDAAALCLKSGNAVLLRGSSSAYESNTALVRVLRDAVHGAGLPADAVQLVPGESRDSVRELMRARGLVDVLIPRGGASLIKTVVEESIVPVIETGTGNCHVYVDAKADIDMAVDILINSKAQRPSVCNAAETLLVHADIADAFLPRALDALADAGVTVHADERVLTYADASKATVVPATTEDWETEYLSYDIAAGIVDSLEQAVEHIRLWTSGHTEAIVTTSQQAARRFTQLVDSTTVAVNASTRFTDGGQFGFGAEIGISTQKLHARGPMGLPELTSTKYIVTGDGHIR; from the coding sequence ATGACGTCCCTCTCGCCCGTCTCGCCCTACGACAACCTCTCGCCGGTCGCCCAGGCCGCCTACCGCGCCCGCGGCGCCGCCGCCACGCTCGCGCCACTGCCGCGCGCCGCCAAGGACGACGCGCTGCTCGCGATCGCCGACGCGCTCGAGGTGCGCACCGCCGAGATCGTCGAGGCCAACGGCAAGGACACCACGCGCGCGCGCGAGGCCGGCACCAGCGAGTCGATCGTCGACCGGCTCACGCTCACCCCGGAGCGGGTCCGCGCCATCGCCGCCGACGTGCGCGACGTGGCCGCGCTGCCCGACCCGGTCGGCGAGGTCGTCCGCGGCTCGACGCTCCCCAACGGCATCGACCTGCGCCAGGTCCGCGTCCCGCTCGGCGTCGTCGGGATCATCTACGAGGCCCGTCCGAACGTCACCGTGGACGCGGCCGCCCTCTGCCTCAAGTCCGGCAACGCGGTGCTGCTGCGCGGCTCGTCATCGGCGTACGAGTCGAACACGGCGCTCGTGCGGGTGCTGCGCGACGCGGTGCACGGCGCCGGACTTCCCGCCGACGCCGTCCAGCTCGTCCCGGGTGAAAGCCGAGACTCCGTACGGGAGTTGATGCGCGCCCGCGGCCTCGTCGACGTGCTCATCCCGCGCGGCGGCGCCTCGTTGATCAAGACCGTCGTCGAGGAGTCCATCGTCCCGGTCATCGAGACCGGCACCGGCAACTGCCATGTCTACGTGGACGCGAAGGCCGACATCGACATGGCCGTCGACATCCTGATCAACTCCAAGGCGCAGCGCCCCAGCGTCTGCAACGCCGCCGAGACGCTGCTCGTGCACGCGGACATCGCCGACGCGTTCCTGCCGCGCGCCCTGGACGCGCTGGCCGATGCGGGCGTCACCGTGCACGCGGACGAGCGTGTGCTCACCTACGCCGACGCGTCCAAGGCCACCGTCGTGCCGGCGACCACCGAGGACTGGGAGACCGAGTACCTCTCGTACGACATCGCTGCGGGCATCGTCGACTCCCTGGAGCAGGCCGTCGAGCACATCCGGCTGTGGACCTCGGGGCACACGGAGGCCATCGTCACCACCTCGCAGCAGGCCGCGCGCCGCTTCACGCAGCTCGTGGACTCCACGACGGTCGCCGTGAACGCCTCCACGCGCTTCACGGACGGCGGCCAGTTCGGCTTCGGCGCCGAGATCGGCATCTCCACGCAGAAGCTGCACGCCCGTGGGCCGATGGGGCTGCCCGAGCTGACCTCGACGAAGTACATCGTCACCGGCGACGGCCACATCCGCTGA
- a CDS encoding M48 family metallopeptidase produces the protein MTDDNDHGHANGGQEDSGHENVPSRQRRRFPGISSRAYEHPADRSALVALRKLSGFDTVFKALSGLLPERSLRLLFLSDSVRVSDAQFAHLNTMLRDACYILDLEKVPPMYVNQDPNPNAMCIGLDEPIIVVTTGLVELLDEEEMRAVIGHEVGHALSGHSVYRTILLFLTNLALKVAWIPLGNVAIMAIVTALREWFRKSELSADRAGLLVGQDLKASMRGLMKIAGGNHLHEMNVDAFLEQAAEYEAGGDLRDSVLKILNMLPRTHPFTTVRAAELKKWAETRDYQRIMDGHYPRRDEDKDTSVSDSFRQSASSYADDVRQSKDPLMKLVNDIAGGAGDLGGKLRGKFTGGGGQGGQSGQDRGPTEDK, from the coding sequence ATGACCGACGACAACGACCACGGCCACGCGAACGGCGGCCAAGAAGACAGCGGTCACGAGAACGTGCCGAGCCGGCAGCGCAGGCGCTTCCCCGGCATCTCGTCACGGGCGTACGAACACCCGGCGGACCGCTCGGCCCTGGTGGCCCTGCGCAAGCTCAGCGGCTTCGACACGGTCTTCAAGGCCCTCAGCGGGCTGCTCCCCGAGCGGAGCCTGCGGCTGCTCTTCCTTTCGGACTCCGTACGGGTCTCCGACGCACAGTTCGCGCACCTCAACACCATGCTGCGGGACGCCTGTTACATCCTGGACCTGGAGAAGGTCCCGCCGATGTACGTGAACCAGGACCCGAACCCGAACGCGATGTGCATCGGCCTCGACGAGCCGATCATCGTGGTGACCACGGGCCTGGTCGAGCTGCTCGACGAGGAGGAGATGCGGGCGGTCATCGGCCACGAGGTGGGGCACGCGCTGTCCGGCCACTCGGTGTACCGGACGATACTGCTCTTCCTCACCAACCTCGCGCTCAAGGTGGCGTGGATCCCGCTCGGCAATGTGGCGATCATGGCGATCGTCACCGCCCTGCGCGAGTGGTTCCGCAAGTCCGAGCTGTCGGCGGACCGCGCGGGGCTCCTGGTGGGCCAGGACCTCAAAGCGTCGATGCGCGGCCTGATGAAGATCGCGGGCGGCAACCACCTGCACGAGATGAACGTGGACGCGTTCCTGGAGCAGGCCGCGGAGTACGAGGCCGGGGGCGACCTGCGCGACTCCGTACTGAAGATCCTGAACATGCTGCCGCGTACGCACCCCTTCACCACCGTGCGCGCCGCCGAGCTGAAGAAGTGGGCCGAGACCCGCGACTACCAGCGGATCATGGACGGCCACTACCCGCGCCGCGACGAGGACAAGGACACCTCGGTCTCGGACTCCTTCCGCCAGTCCGCATCCAGCTACGCGGACGACGTGCGGCAGAGCAAGGACCCGCTGATGAAGCTGGTCAACGACATCGCGGGCGGCGCGGGCGACCTGGGCGGCAAGCTGCGCGGGAAGTTCACCGGGGGCGGCGGGCAAGGCGGGCAGAGCGGGCAGGACCGCGGCCCCACCGAGGACAAGTAG
- the nadD gene encoding nicotinate-nucleotide adenylyltransferase, producing MGEQDMPTGPGTGPASKGKRRLGVMGGTFDPIHHGHLVAAQEVAAQFHLDEVVFVPTGQPWQKSDKVVSPAEDRYLMTVIATAENPQFSVSRIDIDRGGPTYTTDTLRDLRTLNPDTDLFFITGADALGQILTWRYTEELFSLAHFIGVTRPGHTLADPGLPEGGVSLVEVPALAISSTDCRARVAKGDPVWYLVPDGVVRYIDKRELYRGD from the coding sequence ATGGGAGAGCAGGACATGCCTACCGGTCCCGGTACCGGCCCGGCCAGCAAGGGCAAGCGTCGCCTGGGCGTCATGGGCGGAACGTTTGACCCGATCCACCACGGACACCTGGTGGCGGCCCAGGAGGTCGCCGCGCAGTTCCACCTCGACGAGGTGGTGTTCGTGCCGACCGGGCAGCCGTGGCAGAAGAGCGACAAGGTGGTGTCCCCGGCCGAGGACCGCTATCTGATGACGGTCATCGCGACTGCCGAGAACCCCCAGTTCTCGGTGAGCCGCATCGACATCGACCGCGGCGGACCGACGTACACCACGGACACGCTGCGCGATCTGCGCACGCTCAACCCGGACACGGACCTCTTCTTCATCACGGGCGCCGACGCCCTCGGCCAGATCCTGACCTGGCGCTACACGGAGGAGCTCTTCTCCCTGGCGCACTTCATCGGGGTCACCCGGCCCGGCCACACACTGGCCGACCCCGGACTTCCCGAAGGCGGCGTCTCCCTTGTGGAGGTGCCCGCTCTCGCCATCTCGTCCACGGACTGCCGTGCACGGGTCGCCAAGGGGGACCCCGTCTGGTACCTGGTGCCGGACGGTGTGGTGCGTTATATCGACAAGCGCGAGCTGTACCGCGGCGACTGA